The following DNA comes from Palaemon carinicauda isolate YSFRI2023 chromosome 27, ASM3689809v2, whole genome shotgun sequence.
ggagagaactgctagtgatcttatattgtaaacgatggggaggctatctgaggaaagaactgctagtgatcttataaagtaaacgttgtagaggctatctaaggaaagaactgctggtgatcttatattgtaaacgatggagaggctatctgaggaaagaactgctagtgatcttaaaaagtaaacgttgtagaggctatctaaggaaagaactgctagtgataaTATATTGTAAAAGTTGTGTAGGCTATCTGAGGGAAGAACTTCTAGTGATCTTATAAAGTAAACGTTGTAGAGTCTAtttaaggaaagaactgctagtgatcatATATTGTAAAAGTTGTgtaggctatctgaggaaagaactgctaatGATCTTATaaagtaaacgttgtagaggctatctaaggaaagaactgctagtgatcttatattgtaaacgatggagaggctatctgaggaaagaactgctagtgatcttaaaaagtaaacgttgtagaggctatctaaggaaagaactgctagtgatcttatattgtaaacgatggagaggctatctgaggaaagaactgctagtgatcttatgaAGTAAGCGTTGTAGAGGCTATCTAAGggaagaactgctagtgatcttatattgtaaacgatggagaggctatctgaggaaagaactgctagtgatcttataaagtaaacgttgtagagtctatctaaggaaagaactgctagtgatcttatattgtaaaagttgtagaggctatctgaggaaagaactgctagtggtCTTAtaatgtaaacgttgtagaggctatctgaggaaagaactgctagtgatcttataatatgaacgttgtagaggctatctgaGAAAAGAACTGCTACCGATTTTATATTGTAAATGTTGAAGAAGcaatctgaggaaagaactgctagtgatcttatatagtaaacgttgtagaggctatctgagaaaagaactgctagtgatcttatattgtaaacgttggagaatctatctgaggaaagaactgctagtgattttATATTGTAAACGTTGCAGAAGCTATTCGaagaaagaactgctagtgatcttatgttgtaaaagttatagaggctatctgaggaaagaactgctagtgatcttataatgTAATCGTTGTAGAgggtatctgaggaaagaactgctagtgatcttataatataaacgttgtagaggctatctgaggaaagaactgctagcgATTTTATATTGTAAACGTTTAAGAGGCTATCTGAGgagagaactgctagtgatcttatatagtaaacgttgtagaggctatctgagaaaagaactgctagtgatcttataaagTAAACGTTGTAAAGTCTAtctaaggaaagaactgctagtgatcttatattgtaaactttgtagaggctATCTAAGGAAAGAACAGCTACTGATCTTATATTGTAAAGGTtgtagaggctatctgaggaaagaactgctagtgatattatattgtaaacgttgtaaaggctatctgaggaaagaactgctagtgattttatattgtaaacgttggagaggctatccgaggaaagaactgctagtgatcttatatcgTAAACGTTGAAGAGGCTCTCTGAGGAGAGACTTGCTTGTGATTTTATATTGTAAATGTTctagaggctatctgaggaaaaaACTGCTTGCGATATTATATTGTAAACGTTGAAGAGGCTATCTGAGGGAAGActtgctagtgatcttatattgtaaacgttgtagagtctatctgaggaaagaactgctagtgatcttatattgtaaatattagagaggctatctgaggaaagaactgctagtgatcttatattgtgAACGTTAGAGAGGCTATATGAGGAAAGAACTGatagtgatcttatattgtaaacaatggagaggctatctgaggaaataactgctagtgatcttatattgtaaacgttggagaggctatctgaggaaagaactgatagtgattttatattgtaaacgttggagaGGCTATCTGAGAAAAGAACACCTAGTGATCTTATAATGTAAACGTtggagaggctatctgaggaaagaactactagtgatcttatattgtaaacgttggagaggctatctgaggaaagaactgctggtgatcttatattgtaaacgatggagaggctatctgaggaaagaactgctagtgatcttaaaaagtaaacgttgtagaggctatctaaggaaagaactgctagtgatcatATATTGTAAAAGTTGTGTAGGCTATCTGAGggaagaactgctagtgatcttataaagtaaacgttgtagagtctatttaaggaaagaactgctagtgatcatATATTGTAAAAGTTGTgtaggctatctgaggaaagaactgctaatGATCTTATaaagtaaacgttgtagaggctatctaaggaaagaactgctagtgatcttatattgtaaacgatggagaggctatctgaggaaagaactgctagtgatcttaaaaagtaaacgttgtagaggctatctaaggaaagaactgctagtgatcttatattgtaaacgatggagaggctatctgaggaaagaactgctagtgatcttatgaAGTAAGCGTTTTAGAGGCTATCTAAGggaagaactgctagtgatcttatattgtaaacgatggagaggctatctgaggaaagaactgctagtgatcttataaagtaaacgttgtagagtctatctaaggaaagaactgctagtgatcttatattgtaaaagttgtagaggctatctgaggaaagaactgctagtggtCTTAtaatgtaaacgttgtagaggctatctgaggaaagaactgctagtgatcttataatatgaacgttgtagaggctatctgaGAAAAGAACTGCTACCGATTTTATATTGTAAATGTTGAAgaagctatctgaggaaagaactactAGTGATCTTAtatagtaaacgttgtagaggctatctgagaaaagaactgctagtgatcttatattgtaaacgttggagaatctatctgaggaaagaactgctagtgattttATATTGTAAACGTTGCAGAAGCTATCCGaagaaagaactgctagtgatcttatgttgtaaaagttatagaggctatctgaggaaagaactgctagtgatcttataatgTAATCGTTGTAGAgggtatctgaggaaagaactgctagtgatcttataatataaacgttgtagaggctatctgaggaaagaactgctagcgATTTTATATTGTAAACGTTTAAGAGGCTATCTGAGgagagaactgctagtgatcttatatagtaaacgttgtagaggctatctgagaaaagaactgctagtgatcttataaagTAAACGTTGTAAagtctatctgaggaaagaactgctagtgatcttatattgtaaactttgtagaggctATCTAAGGAAAGAACAGCTACTGATCTTATATTGTAAAGGTtgtagaggctatctgaggaaagaactgctagtgatattatattgtaaacgttgtaaaggctatctgaggaaagaactgctagtgattttatattgtaaacgttggagaggctatccgaggaaagaactgctagtgatcttatatcgTAAACGTTGAAGAGGCTCTCTGAGGAGAGACTTGCTAGTGATTTTATATTGTAAATGTTctagaggctatctgaggaaaaaACTGCTTGCGATATTATATTGTAAACGTTGAAGAGGCTATCCGAGGGAAGActtgctagtgatcttatattgtaaacgttgtagagtctatctgaggaaagaactgctagtgatcttatattgtaaatattagagaggctatctgaggaaagaactgctagtgatcttatattgtgAACGTTAGAGAGGCTATATGAGGAAAGAACTGatagtgatcttatattgtaaacaaTGGAGAGGCTATCTGAGAAAataactgctagtgatcttatattgtaaacgttggagaggctatctgaggaaagaactgatagtgattttatattgtaaacgttggagaGGCTATCTGAGAAAAGAACGCCTAGTGATCTTATAATGTAAACGTtggagaggctatctgaggaaagaactactagtgatcttatattgtaaacgttggagaggctatctgaggaaagaactgctggtgatcttatattgtaaacgttggagaGGATATCTGagaaaagaactgctagtgatcttatattgtaaacgttggagaggctatctgaggaaagaactgctagtgatcttataatgtaaacgttgtagagtctatctgaggaaagaactgctagtgatcttatattgtaaacgttgtaAAAGCTATCTAAGGAAAGAACTAATAGTAttcttatattgtaaacgttggagaggcaatctgaggaaagaactgctagtgatcttatattgtaaacgttggagaggctatctgaggaaagaactgctagtgatcttataaagtaaacgttgtagagtctatctgaggaaagaactgctggtGATTTTATATTTTAAACGTTTTTGAGGCTAtctaaggaaagaactgctagtgatcttatattgtaaacgttgtagaggctatctgaggaaagaactgctagtgatcttataaagtaaacgttgtagagtctatctgaggaaagaactgctggtgattttatattgtaaacgttgtagaggctatctaaggagagaactgctagtgatcttagatTGTAAATGTTAttgaggctatctgaggaaagaactgctagtgatcttatatagtaaacgttgtagaggctatctgaggaaagaactgctagcgattttatattgtaaacgttggagaGGCTATCTCAGGAAAGAACTGCTTGTGATCTTATGTTGTCAACGTtggagaggctatctgaggaaagaactgcaagTGATCGTCTATTGTAAACGTTGAAGAGGCTATCTGatgaaagaactgctagtgatcctGTATtgttaaacgttgtagaggctatatGGGGAAAGAACTGCTtttgatcttatattgtaaacgttgtaaaagctttctaaggaaagaactgctagtgatcttatattatAAACGTTGGAGAggatatctgaggaaagaactgctagtgatcttatagaCTAAACGTTGTAgagtgtctgaggaaagaactgatagtgatcttatattgtaaacgttgtagaagctttCTAAGGAAAtaactgctagtgatcttagattataaacgttggagaggctatctgaggaaagagctgctagtgatcttatatagTAAATGTTGGAgaagctatctgaggaaagaactgctagtgattttatattgtaaacgttgtagaatctatctgaggaaagaactgctagtgattttatattgtaaacgttgaagaggctatctgaggaaagactTGCTAGTGATTTTATATTGTAAATGTTCTGGAGGCTATCTGAGGAAAAAAACTGCTTGCGATATTATATTGTAAACGTTgaagaggctatctgaggaaagactTGCCAGTGATCTTatattttaaacgttgtagagtctatctgaggaaagaactactagtgatcttatattgtaaatgttagagaggctatctgaggaaagaactgctagtgatctcaTATTGTAAACGTTAGAGAGGTTATATGAGGAAAGAATTGatagtgatcttatattgtaaacaaTGGAGAGGCTAtctaaggaaagaactgctagtgatcttatattgtaaacgttggagaggctatctgaggaaagaactgctagtgattttATATTTTAAACGTTGGaaaggctatctgaggaaagaactgctagtgatcttataatgcaaacgttggagaggctatcggaggaaagaactgctagtgatcttatattgtaaacgttggagaggctatctgaggaaagaactgctggtgatcttatattgtaaactgTCActaatcaatatatctgcgtatatatttatacatcagccttgtattatattaatgtagaaggattttgtgtgtcatcataagcattttatttttgttcattgttataattactgtttatacacggtcttattctacagtttatttctgcatatatatttatatatcagctctctattatattgatgtacaatgatttttgtatattatcataagcattttatttagtttgttataattattgtttatacacaGTCTTATGctatcgtttttcatgttaaagtagttaactgttgtttactgaaaataatgagagtaaaacttgtgtgcttgttctatttttactagctaacgctagtttcttgattttaatttgtaatatgtacgttaagtccttcacaacagatgtcgccccgctattcatggatacatatttatggttatagaattTGTGTTTTTGCGGGGTCCTTGGAAACGAGCCAaggcgacatccaaacctttgttttagggagagacacaaccggtggtgcttctaacgcacgtgttataaagggatttttctctctcccagtttaagactggaagtgcgagggggttattattattatactgtgaactattatagtacttaagaagttttgctcagtagagcgtgattgacAAGTTTATGCTAcggtttgtgacttatatattgaagagttaataaaagctatactagaatagcgaaattaagcagaatagtcttattttattttcacacctgccaattactgaacctgaatgtgacaagtggcgaccgtgacaggattggcaacagtgaaaaatataaaggctggaagttgaagtcatggaaaccttcaaagaatatcttgcattggcaaaggactacggactggacgacgagaaggccattgagtttgccgagcacagggttcaagcagaataaaagaatcttgagagagaagagagactgaaaaggtatgacgcagagcgtgggaaggctttggccgaattagaagagagggagcgggagcgacaacatgcactagaagagagggagcgggagcgacgacatgaactagaaataaagaaacttgaactagAGGCAGCACGACACCATGTAGAGGCACCAACAGTGATCAATAACCACTCTCCTAAAGCAAAAATCCCAAACCTCCCGGAGTTTGTGGATGGTAAGGATGAGCTTGACAGCTACTTGTTAAGGTTTGAGAGGTATGCTAACATACACAAGTGGGACAGGTCAACGTTGGCCTCGTCTCTTAGTGCTCTTTTGACAGGGAATGCCCTTCTAGTCCATGGTCGGCTCTTTGACGATGATGCAAAggactatgaaattttgaagaaagcgctcttcagaagatacgaccttactgaggaaggcttccgtaaaaagttccggaacacgcccccagaagaaggagagagccctgCACAGTTCATTGTCAAGCTCAAGAACTTCCTCAAGAAGTGGATGGAACAAGCTGGTGCTTATGAGACTTTTGCTGAGCTCCAGCAGCTGGTGATCAAGGAACAGTTCATCAATGCTGTCTCAaatgcactggaagttcatttgaaggaaaaagCCCCTACTAATCTGGATGACCTGGCAAAGGCAGCAGAGCAGTACCTCACAGCTCATGGAACTGAGCTCTATAAGGAGGCCAAGGTAGCTAAAAAGCCTGTGTATCGACCACCTAAGCAGACAGGACCAAGTGCTTTTGAGAATCCTTGGCATAGGCCCAATGAGCAAGTCAAAGGGACTTCAGCTAGAGATGTAAGGTGCTACAAATGCAACCAGCTCTGCCACATAGCATCGAAGTGCCACCTCTCAGATCAGTCAAGGGGTCCTAGAAAGGACAAGAACTGTATGTTCTGTGATAAATTTGGTCATGATCTCCCTGAATGTAGGAAATTGAAGACCATCAAAACTGCTTATTTGGATGTTGAGAAAAGTGTTGAAGAGGCACAGACACCAGTGGCACAAGTCTCGTCCTTCTGTTCAATCAGTGCCCCTCCTCCAGAAATGGATGTAGCAAAGATAGATGCTTGCATCAAGGAAGGAAAGCTTTTCCTTGAGAATGGTTTTGCAGTCCCTTGTATGAATGCTTGTGTTCCAAGCAATGAAGACTTTATGCCAGTGACAAAGGGTCGAGTAGGATCCCACATTGTTCGGGTGTTGCGTGACTCTGGATGTAGTAGTGTGGTAATCAAACAAAAGTTTGTTGATCCTGATCTTTACACTGGAACCTTAGTGCTGGTCAGGCTTGCTGACAACTCCTTCCGGAGAGCTCTAATGGCTAAAATCCACATCAACACTCCATACCTGATTGGAGAAGTGGATGCAGTTTGTCTTCCTGACGCCCCCTATGATCATCTGATTGGAAACCTCCCATGTGCAAGACCAGCTGAAGACCCTGACCCAGCGTGGCAGGACACCTGTGACCAGGAGACCTGTACAGTGGCAACAAGGGCACAAGCAATGCGAGAGGGTAAGAGACCCTCTCCACTGGTAGTGCCAGGCAGTAATCTGTACAAAGAAGTCGATAGGGATGAAGTTTGTCGACTACAGAAGAAAGATGACACACTGAAGAAGTTTTGGAcctctaaagaagagagaaaaggaaggcaagtaatccggtttgaaaccaggaaacagttattgtacaggacatttgttcatccagacatcaaccatgggaatccagtctcccaagttatggttcctaaaccactgagaacacaagtcctgacattagctcatgaatctaccttagggggccacctgtgtgctaagaagacaaaggagaagatcCTCAGAGAGTTCTACTGGCCTGGAATGGGTGTAGATATAACGAGGTTTTGCAGATCTTGTGACATCTGCCAGAAGACAATCAGCAAAGGTAGGGTGACAAAAGTACCTCTTGAGAAACTGCCAATCATTGATACTCCATTCAAGAGGGTATCTGTGTATATAATTGGTAAGATACACCCACCATCTGAGAAGGGACACCAGTTTATCCTCACTATGATGGACCATGCCAGTAGGTATCCTGATGCAGTGCCCTTGAAGAACATTGACTCTGAATCAGTTGCAGAAGCTTTGGTAGATATGTTTAGCAGGGTAGGGGTGCCTGAAGAAATATTAAGTGATCTTGGAACACAGTTTACCTCTGACTGCATGAGGGAAGTAGCTAGACTCCTCAGCGTGCGACAACTTACAACTACTCCATACCATCCAATGTGTAatggattggtggaaaagttcaatGGAACTCTAAAGCAAATGCTGAAAAAGTTATGTCAAGAGAAGCCTAATCAGTGGCACCGGTATATCAATGCTGTGTTGTTTGCTTACAGAGAAGTTCCTCAAGAGTCGACAGGATTCtccccctttgagatactatatggaagatctgtaagagggccaatgcagattttgagggaactatggacaaaagacattgaagagccagaagtcaagagtagctatcaatatgtctttgagctcaggaaaaaaatggaagagaccatgaaactagcaaatgaagcactgaagttggcacaaggGCGATACAAACATTACTATGATAGGAGATGCAGGCCTCGAAGTCTTCAGGTAGGCGATCAAGTACTGATTCTACTCCCTACGGACAGCAATAAGCTACTCATGCAGTGGAAGGGCCCGTTTAATGTAGAGAATATTGTGGGCAAGAATGATTATGgtataaacattcatggaaaagttagaacttttcatatcaacatgatgaagaagtatcttcaaagagcaaaagatgtcatcttagatacagcgtgtgctgtgtttgacaatgttagcaactcaagtatagacatccatgaggatgaagagttaCTGGAGATAGCACTAACCTCTGGATCAGAAACAATAAAGGATATTATGTTTGGCTTAAACCTTGACCTGCATCAGGAACGTCAAATCAAAGAACTTGTGCGAgagtatgaagatatctttacggacatccctggaacgtcaaacaaaggtgagcataaaatagaacttacatcgcatgaacccgtgaggagtaagccatacccggtaccatatggtgtcagagcgtcccttaggaaagagataaaagaTATGCTAGACATGGGTATCATCCAGGAGTCTGTATCACCTTATGCTTCGCCAGTGGTGATGGTAAAGAAATCTGATGGGTCAAATAGAGTATGTATAGACTTTAGAAAACTTAATCGTATTACTATGTTTCATCCAGAACCAATGGTTACAGCAGATGATGTTTTTGCCAGGTTATCAGAAagcaatttctttacaaagattgatttcaccaagggctactggcagatcaaggttcgatcagaagatgtcccaaagacagcttttgttactcctgacggccaatatgaatttcttaagatgCCTTTTGGCATGGTTAATGCAGGAGCCACATACGTTAAGTGTATGCGAACACTTCTTAAAGGTCTCGATAATGTGGAAAGCTATATAGATGACTTACTGGTACACACAAAGTCATGGTCTGAGCATTTAGAAACCTTGCAAGAGTTATTTCAGCGTATTAGAAATGCGAATCTCACAGTTAGGCCAAGCAAGTGTATTTTAGCTTCAGAAACAGTGCAATTCCTGGGGCATGAAATCCAGGGAGGCACTTTGAGTCTTCAGGAAACCAACATTAGTAAAATTCAATCAGCCCCACAACCAAAGACTAAGAAGGAGGTAAGATCGTTTTTAGGACTTACGGGATTTTATCGTGCTTATGTCCCAAACTATGCAACCATTGCTGCTCCGCTATCTGACCTGACAAAGAAGGGGAAAAGCAATGTTGTACAGTGGCACGAGCCTCAAGAGAAAGCATACAACAGTCTGAAGTCTATACTGGTTAATAAACCTGTTCTGCGCCTCCCAGACCTAAACAGAAGATTCATCTTGAGAACAGATGCTTCGGACGTGGGACTAGGGGCAgtgttacttcaggaatatgaggatggtttgttccccgtgagtttcgccagccggaaactgttggacagggagcaaagatacagcactatggagaaagagtgtttggctattgtgtgggctctgcagaaattcaaaatgtatttgtatggtgttgacttcacgttacaaacggatcatcaaccgctggcatttttgaacagttcgaagtttacaaatgacagaataatgagATAGGCAATGTTCTTGCAAAATCATCGATTCAGAGTAGAAGCAATAAAAGGTAGTTCAAACGTTGGAGCTGATTTTCTAAGCAGGGTATTGGGATAATTCTTGTCACAATGCCGGGTTGACTTTTAGATGAGATGTCTATACAGATAATGGTGGCTAAAACTTGATAAATTGAATTGTAATGTTGggagtataaatttgaaaatttatacttaaaagggggggcctgtgtcacaaatcaatatatctgcgtatatattgatatatcagccttgtattatattaatgtagaaggattttgtgtgtcatcataagcattttatttttgtttattgttataattactgtttatacgcggtcttattctacagtttatttctgcatatatatttatatatcagctctgtattatattgatgtacaatgatttttgtatattatcataagcattttatttagtttgttataattattgtttatacacagtcttattctatcgtttttcatgttaaagtagttaactgttgtttactgGAAATAATGAGAgcaaaacttgtgtgcttgttctatttttactagctaacgctagtttcttgattttaatttgtaatatgtacgttaagtccttcacaacagatgttgccccgctattcatggatacatatttatggttatagaatttgtgtttttgcggagtccttggaaacgagccgagttgacatccaaacctttgttttagagagagacacaaccggtggtgcttctaacgTACGTGTTAtaaaaggatttctctctctccctgtttaagactggaagtgctaggggggtattattattatactgtgaactattatagtacttaagaagttttgctcagtagagcgtgattgacaagtgtatgctgcggtttgtgacttatatattgaagagttaataaaagctatactagaatagcgaaattaagcagaatagtcttattttattttcacacctgccaattactgaacctgaatgtgacATAAACGTTGGAGAGGATATCTGagaaaagaactgctagtgatcttatattgtaaacgttggagaggctatctgaggaaagaactgctagtgatcttatattgtaaacgttgtagagtctatctgaggaaagaactgctagtgatcttatattgtaaacgttgtaAAAGCTATCTAAGGAAAGAAGTGCTAGTAttcttatattgtaaacgttggagaggcaatctaaggaaagaactgctagtgatcttatattgtaaacgttggagagtctatctgaggaaagaactgctagtgatcttataaagtaaacgttgtagagtctatctgaggaaagaactgctagttattttatattttaaacgttttagaggctatctaaggaaagaactgctagagatcttatattgtaaacgttgtagaggctatttgaggaaagaactgctagtgatcttataaagtaaacgttgtagagtctatctgaggaaagaactgctggtgattttatattgtaaacgttgtagaggctatctaaggaaagaactgctagtgatcttatattgtaaacgttatagaggctatctgaggaaagaactgctagtgatcttatatagtaaacgttgtagaggctatctgagaaaaaaaaactgctagtgatcttataaagTAAACGATGTAGAGGCTAtctaaggaaagaactgctagtaatcttatattgtaaacgatggagaggctatctgaggaaagaactgctagagATCTTATaaagtaaacgttgtagaggctatctaaggaaagaactgctagtgatcttatattttAAACGATGgggaggctatctgaggaaagaactgctagtgatcttataaagTAGACGTTGTAGAGTCTATCTAAGGAAAGAACTGCaagtgatcttatattgtaaaagTTGTgtaggctatctgaggaaagaactgctagtgatgtTATAAAGTAAATGTTCTAGAGTCTAtctaaggaaagaactgctagtgatgtTATAAAGTAAACGTTCTAGAGTCTAtctaaggaaagaactgctagtgatcatATATTGTAAAAGTTGTgtaggctatctgaggaaagaactg
Coding sequences within:
- the LOC137621039 gene encoding uncharacterized protein, yielding MFEGGYVLPPVCYFRQRCSKEVVFYLLFVISVNDVRRRLSSTSCLLSPSTMFEGGYVLPPVCYLRQRCSKEVKFYLLFVISVNDVRRRLCFTSRLLSPSTMFEGGQVLPPVCYLRQRCSKEVMFYLPFVISVNDVRRRSSSTSCLLSPSTMFEGGYVVPPFVDGKDELDSYLLRFERYANIHKWDRSTLASSLSALLTGNALLVHGRLFDDDAKDYEILKKALFRRYDLTEEGFRKKFRNTPPEEGESPAQFIVKLKNFLKKWMEQAGAYETFAELQQLVIKEQFINAVSNALEVHLKEKAPTNLDDLAKAAEQYLTAHGTELYKEAKVAKKPVYRPPKQTGPSAFENPWHRPNEQVKGTSARDVRCYKCNQLCHIASKCHLSDQSRGPRKDKNCMFCDKFGHDLPECRKLKTIKTAYLDVEKSVEEAQTPVAQVSSFCSISAPPPEMDVAKIDACIKEGKLFLENGFAVPCMNACVPSNEDFMPVTKGRVGSHIVRVLRDSGCSSVVIKQKFVDPDLYTGTLVLVRLADNSFRRALMAKIHINTPYLIGEVDAVCLPDAPYDHLIGNLPCARPAEDPDPAWQDTCDQETCTVATRAQAMREGGHLCAKKTKEKILREFYWPGMGVDITRFCRSCDICQKTISKGRVTKVPLEKLPIIDTPFKRVSVYIIGKIHPPSEKGHQFILTMMDHASRYPDAVPLKNIDSESVAEALVDMFSRVGVPEEILSDLGTQFTSDCMREVARLLSVRQLTTTPYHPMCNGLVEKFNGTLKQMLKKLCQEKPNQWHRYINAVLFAYREVPQESTGFSPFEILYGRSERQIKELVREYEDIFTDIPGTSNKGEHKIELTSHEPVRSKPYPVPYGVRASLRKEIKDMLDMGIIQESVSPYASPVVMVKKSDGSNRVCIDFRKLNRITMFHPEPMVTADDVFARLSESNFFTKIDFTKGYWQIKVRSEDVPKTAFVTPDGQYEFLKMPFGMVNAGATYVKCMRTLLKGLDNVESYIDDLLVHTKSWSEHLETLQELFQRIRNANLTVRPSKCILASETVQFLGHEIQGGTLSLQETNISKIQSAPQPKTKKEVRSFLGLTGFYRAYVPNYATIAAPLSDLTKKGKSNVVQWHEPQEKAYNSLKSILVNKPVLRLPDLNRRFILRTDASDVGLGAVLLQEYEDGLFPAD